A region from the Sulfitobacter sp. D7 genome encodes:
- the ybgF gene encoding tol-pal system protein YbgF yields MGLMTAPAALMAQDNDQTLADIRQQLTALSVEVQKLRRELSTTGGGSVETGGSSVLERVGTMESELQRLTSKTEEMENRINRIVADGTNRIGDLEYRLVELEGGDLGTLGETSTLGGGEAPTVVAPAPEADREVVEMTPGSGGAAPSNGIITPINEAELAVSEKTDFERAQGALANGDFRSAADLFATFSQTYPGGPLAAEAEMRRGEALTGLGDNREAARAYLAAFSTDPEGPVAPQSLFELGRALGVLEQTQEACVTLAEVAVRFPGAPQVSQAEAQRQTLGCS; encoded by the coding sequence ATGGGGCTGATGACCGCCCCCGCCGCGCTTATGGCGCAGGACAACGATCAGACGCTGGCGGACATCCGCCAGCAGTTGACCGCGCTGAGTGTCGAGGTGCAAAAGCTGCGCCGCGAACTTTCAACCACGGGCGGCGGCTCGGTTGAGACCGGCGGCAGCTCCGTGCTTGAGCGTGTCGGCACCATGGAAAGCGAATTGCAACGCCTCACCTCCAAGACCGAAGAGATGGAGAACCGGATCAACCGGATCGTTGCCGATGGCACCAACCGGATCGGGGATCTGGAATACCGTCTGGTTGAGCTTGAAGGCGGCGATCTGGGCACGCTTGGAGAGACCTCGACCCTCGGCGGAGGGGAGGCCCCAACCGTGGTCGCACCCGCCCCCGAGGCCGACCGCGAGGTGGTCGAGATGACCCCCGGCAGCGGTGGCGCGGCACCTTCAAACGGCATCATCACCCCCATCAACGAAGCAGAGCTGGCGGTCAGCGAGAAGACCGATTTCGAGCGGGCGCAGGGGGCGCTCGCAAACGGTGACTTTCGCAGCGCCGCCGATCTCTTTGCGACCTTCAGTCAGACCTATCCCGGTGGTCCGTTAGCCGCCGAAGCCGAGATGCGCCGCGGCGAAGCGCTGACCGGTTTGGGCGACAACCGCGAAGCGGCTCGTGCCTATCTCGCGGCCTTCAGCACCGATCCCGAAGGGCCGGTGGCACCGCAGTCGCTGTTTGAGTTGGGGCGCGCGCTTGGCGTGTTGGAGCAAACACAAGAGGCCTGCGTGACCCTCGCGGAGGTTGCTGTGCGTTTCCCGGGCGCCCCGCAGGTGAGCCAAGCCGAAGCGCAGCGCCAGACGCTGGGTTGTTCCTAA
- the pal gene encoding peptidoglycan-associated lipoprotein Pal produces MKRILTSTLLISALAVSACTNPDRFGADGMGGAGANAGAGVNAGVVPGSANDPTSTAYFQQAVGDRVLFLVDQSTLTDQGRATLDGQVAWLQTNTDYQAVIEGHADEQGTREYNIALGGRRANAVREYMISRGVAASRLKTISYGKERPIEICSEEACYAKNRRAVTVLAGGALTS; encoded by the coding sequence ATGAAACGCATTTTGACCAGCACGCTTTTGATTTCCGCATTGGCCGTGTCGGCCTGTACAAACCCCGACCGTTTTGGTGCCGATGGCATGGGCGGGGCCGGGGCCAATGCAGGCGCAGGGGTCAACGCCGGCGTGGTGCCGGGCAGCGCGAACGACCCCACCTCCACCGCCTATTTCCAGCAGGCTGTCGGCGACCGGGTGCTGTTCCTCGTGGACCAATCCACGCTGACCGACCAAGGCCGTGCCACGCTCGACGGGCAGGTGGCTTGGCTGCAGACCAATACGGATTATCAAGCCGTGATCGAGGGTCACGCGGATGAGCAGGGCACCCGTGAATACAACATCGCGCTTGGCGGTCGTCGTGCCAATGCCGTGCGCGAGTATATGATTTCCCGCGGTGTTGCGGCTTCGCGTCTCAAGACCATCAGCTACGGCAAAGAGCGCCCGATCGAGATTTGCTCGGAAGAGGCCTGCTATGCCAAAAACCGCCGCGCCGTGACCGTTCTGGCCGGTGGCGCACTGACCAGCTAA
- the tolB gene encoding Tol-Pal system beta propeller repeat protein TolB has product MLTRLLGLLALCATAATLTLAPNASQAQPLRIVIDDPTIEPLPFAVPSFQPESGEAGQLAVDLARVVSEDLTGTGLFREIPASAYISTVSDFNAPVEYADWKAINAQALITGAVNVTGNSVNVKFRVYDVFSGEELLDSSGQGGLQFSGTVDGWRRMAHKVADAVYSRITGEGGYFDSRVVFVSETGPKDDRQKRLAVMDYDGANLKYLTDSGSIVLAPRFSPSGDRVLYTSYESGFPRIYVLDIGTVQRRALQSAEGSMAFAPRFSPSGQTVVYSLSQGGNTDIFSMDINSGQSVRLTNTPAIETAPSFSPDGSRIVFESDRSGSPQLYVMPATGGEATRISFGEGRYGTPVWSPRGDLVAFTKQNKGRFHIGVMRLDGSEERLLTASFLDEGPTWAPNGRVIMFARETQGAGGSSSLYSVDISGRNLKPVRTPEGGSDPSWSPLQQ; this is encoded by the coding sequence ATGCTGACTAGACTTCTGGGACTACTGGCGCTCTGCGCCACGGCGGCCACGCTCACGCTGGCCCCCAATGCGTCGCAGGCCCAACCGCTGCGCATCGTGATCGACGACCCGACGATTGAGCCTTTGCCCTTTGCCGTGCCCAGCTTTCAGCCTGAAAGCGGTGAGGCCGGGCAACTGGCCGTCGATCTGGCGCGCGTCGTCTCAGAAGACCTGACCGGCACGGGCCTTTTCCGCGAAATCCCGGCCAGCGCCTATATCTCGACCGTCAGCGACTTTAACGCGCCGGTGGAATATGCCGACTGGAAAGCGATCAACGCGCAGGCGCTGATCACCGGGGCGGTCAATGTCACCGGCAACAGCGTGAATGTGAAGTTCCGCGTCTACGATGTCTTCTCGGGCGAGGAATTGCTCGACAGCAGTGGGCAGGGCGGTCTGCAATTCAGCGGCACCGTCGATGGCTGGCGCCGCATGGCGCATAAGGTGGCCGATGCGGTTTACAGCCGGATCACCGGCGAGGGCGGCTATTTCGACAGCCGTGTTGTCTTTGTTTCCGAAACCGGGCCGAAGGACGACCGCCAGAAGCGTTTGGCGGTAATGGACTACGACGGGGCCAACCTGAAGTACCTGACCGATTCCGGCTCCATCGTGCTTGCCCCGCGATTCTCTCCCAGCGGTGACCGGGTGCTCTATACCAGCTACGAAAGCGGTTTCCCGCGCATTTATGTGCTGGACATCGGCACCGTCCAACGCCGCGCGCTGCAAAGCGCCGAAGGCTCCATGGCCTTTGCGCCACGCTTCTCGCCCAGTGGTCAAACGGTTGTCTATTCGCTGAGCCAAGGCGGCAATACCGATATCTTCTCGATGGATATCAACAGCGGCCAATCGGTGCGCCTGACCAATACCCCCGCCATTGAGACGGCACCCAGCTTCTCTCCCGATGGCAGCAGAATCGTCTTTGAGAGCGACCGTTCCGGCAGTCCGCAGCTTTACGTCATGCCCGCCACAGGCGGAGAGGCGACGCGGATTTCCTTTGGCGAAGGGCGTTATGGCACGCCCGTTTGGTCGCCGCGCGGGGATTTGGTGGCTTTCACCAAGCAGAACAAGGGCCGTTTCCACATCGGCGTGATGCGGCTTGATGGCTCCGAAGAGCGCCTGCTGACCGCCTCTTTTCTTGATGAAGGTCCGACTTGGGCGCCCAATGGCCGGGTGATCATGTTCGCCCGCGAAACCCAAGGGGCAGGCGGGTCGTCCTCGCTCTATTCGGTCGATATTTCGGGGCGCAACCTCAAGCCGGTGCGTACGCCCGAAGGCGGCTCTGACCCCTCTTGGTCACCGCTGCAGCAGTAA
- a CDS encoding energy transducer TonB, whose protein sequence is MHTGHYISGAGHLGLIGWLLFGSIFTSEPEPVEMTEVSVISAAEYDALVAAQQPPASATEVAQPAPPEVSEQTPEVTAEPDTQIEQPEPVQTETPPEDLPPEVTELELPPQTQVDDTPPEMNEPVGDTAVLVPEIAPEARPREAPRVAPEPVEQPDPELRPDLDEQPAVAPDAEAEAETVVEEPQEARTPEDSTTEIVTEADKAPAASARPPGRRPTPPPPVEVAEAPEEPAETPAPAPTPEPTPEPEPTPEPVEEPTTSSSTEDAIADALSEVLGQPETTAPVPSGPPLSSGERESLRVAVSACWNIGALSTEAARTTVVVGMQMNTDGTPVASSIRLLSSSGGSDTAARQAFEAAKRAVIRCGSSGYKLPQEKYSQWQDIEMTFDPMRSR, encoded by the coding sequence GTGCATACCGGGCATTACATATCAGGTGCCGGGCATCTGGGTCTTATCGGCTGGCTGTTGTTTGGAAGCATCTTCACCTCCGAGCCTGAGCCCGTTGAGATGACCGAGGTCTCGGTGATCTCGGCCGCCGAATATGACGCGCTGGTCGCGGCCCAGCAGCCGCCCGCGTCGGCCACCGAAGTGGCCCAGCCCGCGCCGCCTGAGGTAAGCGAACAGACCCCCGAGGTGACGGCGGAGCCGGACACGCAGATCGAACAGCCAGAGCCGGTGCAGACCGAAACCCCGCCCGAAGACCTCCCCCCCGAGGTGACGGAGCTGGAGTTGCCGCCGCAGACCCAAGTGGATGACACGCCGCCCGAAATGAACGAGCCGGTGGGCGATACCGCCGTGCTGGTGCCCGAAATCGCGCCCGAAGCCCGCCCGCGCGAAGCGCCCCGCGTGGCCCCCGAACCGGTAGAGCAGCCTGACCCCGAACTGCGCCCCGATCTGGACGAGCAGCCCGCCGTCGCGCCGGATGCCGAAGCCGAGGCGGAAACCGTCGTGGAAGAGCCGCAAGAGGCCCGCACGCCTGAGGACAGCACAACCGAGATCGTCACCGAAGCCGACAAAGCGCCGGCGGCTTCTGCGCGTCCGCCGGGCCGCCGCCCGACACCGCCGCCGCCTGTCGAGGTGGCCGAGGCACCGGAAGAACCCGCCGAGACGCCAGCGCCCGCCCCGACGCCCGAACCAACGCCCGAGCCTGAGCCAACCCCGGAGCCCGTTGAGGAACCCACGACCTCCAGCTCGACCGAAGATGCCATCGCGGATGCGCTGAGCGAAGTCTTGGGCCAGCCAGAGACAACCGCGCCCGTGCCAAGCGGCCCGCCGCTGTCATCCGGTGAGCGCGAGTCTTTGCGCGTTGCGGTATCGGCCTGCTGGAACATCGGCGCGCTGTCGACCGAAGCGGCGCGTACCACGGTCGTGGTCGGCATGCAGATGAACACCGACGGCACGCCCGTGGCCAGTTCGATCCGATTGCTGAGTTCCAGCGGCGGCAGCGACACCGCCGCGCGGCAAGCCTTTGAAGCCGCGAAACGCGCGGTCATTCGTTGCGGCAGCAGCGGTTACAAACTGCCGCAGGAAAAATACAGCCAATGGCAAGACATCGAGATGACATTCGACCCAATGAGGAGCCGATAA